A region from the Curtobacterium sp. MCBA15_012 genome encodes:
- a CDS encoding CoA ester lyase translates to MAIDDRTAESTPTPNRRRSVPAEISRSWLLVPGTAADRFERAQRSRADQIILDVEDAVDPAAKPGARATVASWLAGGGEAWVRINDVTTDFWADDVEELRGLPGLQGVMLAKTESPAQVTDTWHRLGGHTPVIALVESALGIEEATSIAKAQGAFRLAFGSGDYRRDTGASADTLAMAYPRSRLVVASRVGDLPGPIDGPTVGSAHAILREQSQVAVSLGLTGKLCLDTEQLPVINEVISPTPTDVAWAQDFLDDFEARGQVIRDGSDLPRLGRAQKIQRLARAFGVEAR, encoded by the coding sequence ATGGCCATCGACGACCGCACCGCTGAGTCCACCCCCACGCCGAACCGGCGTCGATCGGTCCCCGCCGAGATCTCCCGCTCGTGGCTGCTCGTGCCCGGGACCGCCGCCGACCGCTTCGAGCGGGCCCAGCGCTCACGTGCCGACCAGATCATCCTCGACGTCGAGGACGCGGTCGACCCGGCCGCGAAGCCCGGCGCCCGCGCGACCGTGGCGTCCTGGCTCGCCGGCGGCGGCGAGGCCTGGGTGCGGATCAACGACGTGACGACGGACTTCTGGGCCGACGACGTCGAGGAGCTCCGCGGCCTCCCGGGTCTGCAGGGCGTGATGCTCGCGAAGACCGAGTCCCCCGCGCAGGTCACCGACACGTGGCACCGCCTCGGCGGCCACACCCCGGTGATCGCGCTCGTCGAGTCGGCGCTCGGGATCGAGGAGGCGACGTCGATCGCCAAGGCCCAGGGCGCGTTCCGTCTGGCCTTCGGTTCCGGCGACTACCGCCGGGACACGGGTGCCTCGGCCGACACCCTCGCGATGGCGTACCCGCGGTCCCGCCTGGTCGTGGCGTCGCGGGTGGGCGACCTGCCCGGCCCGATCGACGGCCCGACGGTCGGCTCGGCGCACGCGATCCTGCGTGAGCAGTCCCAGGTCGCGGTGTCGCTCGGCCTGACCGGCAAGCTCTGCCTCGACACCGAGCAGCTGCCGGTCATCAACGAGGTCATCTCACCGACGCCGACCGACGTCGCCTGGGCGCAGGACTTCCTGGACGACTTCGAGGCGCGCGGCCAGGTCATCCGCGACGGCTCGGACCTGCCGCGGCTCGGCCGGGCGCAGAAGATCCAGCGGCTCGCCCGGGCCTTCGGCGTCGAGGCACGGTAG
- a CDS encoding AAA family ATPase, with protein MRPELQLTSPQAISLGDPRLQAGNAAEPAWDAWRKQLTGVGGTSPLIHFSDHPRARIELSTTHPGGLAQFITGKTTLLSSLIRDEVALRAARVAAARVEEKGTELATVRGIDAVKLGIGMADWQHGDEHFRGPVLLRPLAIRRHGRDFEVRLLGEPVLNPGLADALHEQYGVILDAQSFVALAQQDGSFTPNPVIDRLRGLTAHIPGFSVHARLVVSTFAQVADGLVEDTGDLSHPVLDALAGNPSAKWQVEQSYHPVEQTPSDERSPETDTLLLDADDEQENVIAQITAGNSIVVKTLPGTGGTQTIVNALGGLVAANKRVLVVSPRRATLRGIAARFAEVQLPGVAVTPSTLRRDVVRAIARNEKASRPNLREVDDALVRLRKVLKDYRGSLTRVHPEFRVSVLDCLVELSRLSLLPVPPSTTARLSATSVTSMVEGRSRVAETMVSAANLGEFRYGPDDSPWYGAKFGSSDGAQRAHRTAQDLDAEGLPTLLRRAQDLVASTHMRQFTTINELGIYLRLLTEIRDTLDRFLPVVFDRSVSELVAATAPRGEGAPMSSTNRRRLKKLAREYVRPGVHVSDLHEALTRVQQQRVLWQRYVAAGVNPEVPTGIGDVQVLFSNVVQDLARLDEPLGRTSRESQLANLPIDELVPTVARLAEDSDVLHNLQERTELMQTLRDLQLEPLFTDLANRHVPDTQVPAELELAWWQSALETMLESDRALLGGNTDMLDRVEADFRLVDDAHAAGVSQGLAWQLAENWKVGLVDWPDEAAALKTQLKEGAITSRLLQDSAPHLSRSIAPVWLASPYEVAEIADTMPFDTVILVDAGAVTIAETVGAVRRARQTVAFGDPVTQTPSPFRIAVDPDHRALQVDEGTLDALHADSALAKLSTLLPTLSLTRSYRAGGEDLAELVNRRFYGGRIESLPWAGSFLGHGSIAIDYVSDGKAVPDPESGAVESVDAEVDRVVRLVMEHARTRPTESLMVITASAKHAVRVEQAVLTAAQGHKDLTEFVIGDRAEPFIVATLEQSVAQSRDRVVFSIGYGRTPHGRVLRDFGALGKPGGERLLAVAMTRARRSMVIVTCFQPSDIEAERMGHGTVALAEILAEVRARTTAEYVPDDSDPLLVDLARRLEMRGIPVALGHRGKLGLVAAHGGVCVTIETDASLVRGSLRETLRLRPEVLRRLGWHYVRVHAFQLFSDPDRVADTVASVLGVDRGATQEISIPPVPARR; from the coding sequence CTGCGACCGGAGCTGCAGCTCACGAGTCCGCAGGCCATCAGCCTCGGCGACCCGCGCCTCCAGGCCGGCAACGCCGCCGAACCCGCGTGGGACGCCTGGCGGAAGCAGCTGACCGGGGTCGGCGGCACCAGCCCGCTGATCCACTTCAGCGACCACCCGCGCGCACGCATCGAGCTGTCGACCACGCACCCCGGTGGTCTCGCGCAGTTCATCACCGGCAAGACCACCCTGCTGTCGAGCCTCATCCGCGACGAGGTGGCGCTCCGCGCCGCCCGCGTCGCGGCGGCCCGCGTCGAGGAGAAGGGCACCGAGCTCGCCACCGTGCGCGGCATCGACGCCGTGAAGCTCGGCATCGGCATGGCCGACTGGCAGCACGGCGACGAGCACTTCCGCGGCCCGGTGCTGCTCCGCCCGCTCGCGATCCGGCGCCACGGCCGTGACTTCGAGGTCCGGCTGCTCGGCGAACCCGTGCTCAACCCCGGCCTCGCCGACGCCCTGCACGAGCAGTACGGCGTCATCCTCGACGCGCAGTCCTTCGTCGCGCTCGCCCAGCAGGACGGCTCGTTCACACCGAACCCGGTGATCGACCGGCTCCGCGGCCTCACGGCGCACATCCCGGGCTTCTCGGTGCACGCACGCCTCGTCGTCTCGACGTTCGCCCAGGTCGCCGACGGCCTCGTCGAGGACACGGGCGACCTGTCCCACCCGGTGCTCGACGCCCTCGCCGGCAACCCGAGCGCGAAGTGGCAGGTCGAGCAGTCGTACCACCCGGTCGAGCAGACCCCGTCCGACGAGCGCAGCCCCGAGACCGACACGCTCCTGCTCGACGCCGACGACGAGCAGGAGAACGTGATCGCGCAGATCACGGCCGGCAACTCGATCGTCGTGAAGACCCTCCCGGGCACCGGCGGCACCCAGACGATCGTCAACGCGCTCGGCGGCCTCGTCGCCGCGAACAAGCGCGTCCTCGTCGTCAGCCCCCGCCGCGCGACCCTGCGCGGGATCGCCGCACGCTTCGCCGAGGTGCAGCTGCCCGGCGTCGCCGTCACGCCCTCGACGCTCCGCCGTGACGTCGTCCGCGCGATCGCCCGCAACGAGAAGGCGTCGCGCCCGAACCTCCGCGAGGTCGACGACGCCCTGGTCCGGCTCCGCAAGGTGCTCAAGGACTACCGCGGCTCGCTGACCCGCGTGCACCCGGAGTTCCGGGTGTCGGTGCTCGACTGCCTGGTCGAGCTGTCCCGACTGTCGCTGCTGCCAGTGCCGCCGTCGACGACCGCCCGGTTGTCCGCGACCTCGGTGACGAGCATGGTCGAGGGGCGCTCGCGCGTCGCCGAGACGATGGTCAGCGCCGCGAACCTCGGCGAGTTCCGCTACGGCCCCGACGACTCGCCCTGGTACGGCGCGAAGTTCGGCTCGAGCGACGGGGCGCAGCGTGCGCACCGCACCGCGCAGGACCTCGACGCCGAGGGGCTGCCGACGCTGCTCCGTCGCGCCCAGGACCTCGTCGCCTCGACGCACATGCGGCAGTTCACGACGATCAACGAGCTCGGCATCTACCTCCGCCTGCTCACCGAGATCCGCGACACCCTCGACCGCTTCCTGCCGGTCGTGTTCGACCGGTCCGTCTCCGAGCTCGTCGCCGCCACCGCCCCGCGCGGCGAGGGCGCCCCGATGTCCTCGACGAACCGCCGCCGGCTCAAGAAGCTCGCCCGCGAGTACGTCCGCCCGGGCGTGCACGTGTCCGACCTGCACGAGGCGCTCACCCGTGTGCAGCAGCAGCGCGTCCTCTGGCAGCGCTACGTCGCCGCCGGCGTGAACCCCGAGGTGCCCACCGGCATCGGCGACGTGCAGGTGCTGTTCTCGAACGTCGTGCAGGACCTCGCGCGCCTGGACGAGCCGCTCGGCCGCACCTCCCGCGAGTCCCAGCTGGCCAACCTGCCGATCGACGAGCTCGTCCCGACCGTCGCGCGCCTGGCCGAGGACTCCGACGTCCTGCACAACCTGCAGGAGCGCACCGAGCTCATGCAGACCCTGCGCGACCTGCAGCTCGAGCCGCTGTTCACCGACCTCGCCAACCGCCACGTGCCGGACACCCAGGTGCCCGCCGAGCTCGAGCTCGCGTGGTGGCAGTCCGCCCTCGAGACGATGCTCGAGTCCGACCGGGCGCTGCTCGGCGGCAACACCGACATGCTCGACCGGGTCGAGGCCGACTTCCGGCTCGTCGACGACGCGCACGCGGCCGGGGTCTCCCAGGGCCTGGCGTGGCAGCTCGCCGAGAACTGGAAGGTCGGGCTCGTCGACTGGCCGGACGAGGCCGCCGCGCTGAAGACGCAGCTCAAGGAGGGCGCGATCACCTCGCGCCTGCTGCAGGACTCCGCGCCGCACCTGTCCCGGTCGATCGCGCCGGTCTGGCTCGCCTCGCCGTACGAGGTCGCCGAGATCGCCGACACGATGCCGTTCGACACCGTGATCCTGGTTGACGCCGGGGCCGTCACGATCGCCGAGACCGTCGGAGCCGTCCGCCGCGCCCGCCAGACCGTCGCGTTCGGCGACCCGGTGACGCAGACGCCGTCGCCGTTCCGGATCGCGGTCGACCCCGACCACCGTGCGCTCCAGGTCGACGAGGGCACCCTCGACGCGCTGCACGCCGACTCCGCGCTCGCGAAGCTCTCCACGCTGCTCCCGACGCTGTCCCTGACCCGGTCGTACCGTGCCGGTGGCGAGGACCTCGCCGAGCTCGTGAACCGCCGCTTCTACGGCGGTCGCATCGAGTCGCTGCCGTGGGCCGGGTCGTTCCTCGGCCACGGCTCGATCGCGATCGACTACGTCAGCGACGGCAAGGCCGTGCCGGACCCCGAGTCCGGAGCGGTCGAGAGCGTCGACGCCGAGGTGGACCGCGTCGTCCGGCTCGTGATGGAGCACGCCCGCACCCGGCCGACCGAGTCGCTCATGGTCATCACGGCTTCCGCGAAGCACGCGGTCCGGGTCGAGCAGGCGGTCCTGACCGCGGCGCAGGGGCACAAGGACCTCACCGAGTTCGTCATCGGCGACCGCGCCGAACCGTTCATCGTCGCGACGCTCGAGCAGTCGGTCGCCCAGAGCCGCGACCGCGTCGTGTTCTCGATCGGTTACGGCCGCACCCCGCACGGGCGGGTCCTGCGCGACTTCGGTGCCCTCGGCAAGCCGGGCGGGGAGCGGCTGCTCGCGGTCGCGATGACCCGGGCCCGCCGCTCGATGGTGATCGTCACGTGCTTCCAGCCGTCCGACATCGAGGCCGAGCGGATGGGCCACGGCACCGTCGCGCTCGCGGAGATCCTCGCCGAGGTCCGGGCACGCACCACCGCCGAGTACGTGCCGGACGACTCCGACCCGCTGCTCGTCGACCTGGCCCGACGCCTCGAGATGCGCGGCATCCCGGTCGCGCTCGGGCACCGCGGCAAGCTCGGGCTCGTCGCGGCGCACGGCGGCGTCTGCGTCACGATCGAGACCGACGCGTCGCTCGTCCGCGGTTCGCTGCGCGAGACGCTGCGCCTGCGGCCCGAGGTGCTCCGGCGTCTCGGCTGGCACTACGTGCGCGTGCACGCGTTCCAGCTGTTCTCCGACCCGGACCGCGTCGCGGACACCGTGGCGTCGGTGCTCGGCGTCGACCGTGGCGCCACGCAGGAGATCTCGATCCCGCCGGTCCCCGCTCGCCGGTGA